From one Salmo salar chromosome ssa09, Ssal_v3.1, whole genome shotgun sequence genomic stretch:
- the LOC106613331 gene encoding claudin-8 — protein MVQGVSEIAALCVGLVGLIGAAAVTGMPMWKVTAFIGENIIVMETRWEGLWMNCYRQANIRMQCKVYDSLLYLPADLQAARGLMCCSLALSAMGLLGALAGMRCTSCIQDNDRVKSLILVVAGGMQLLASICVFIPVSWTAHAIIRDFYNPLLIDAQRRELGDALYIGWVTGAFLLTSGFLFLCRRVHSNKASFDIYHPANRINKPTLMHYHPISSILSMRAHRQPGLNQQQSHSFDSYQHHQAPILHNVPFGQQGVVMNPPAAVSDSSLVENVVGPLVYHRGNGRRVDGHRPSTSDSSKYVSSLSTAANSLYVSQQTPYSYSHVTAPYTTYTGSQQTNPYSYSHPGNLSVSHNSSFQAVPQNPVFIGYNGSRVQPSQYHHSGSSVGVYI, from the exons ATGGTCCAGGGCGTGTCTGAGATCGCGGCGCTGTGCGTTGGCCTGGTGGGTCTGATCGGAGCAGCCGCCGTCACCGGGATGCCCATGTGGAAGGTGACAGCGTTCATCGGAGAGAACATCATCGTCATGGAGACGCGCTGGGAGGGCCTGTGGATGAACTGCTATAGACAGGCCAACATCAGGATGCAGTGTAAGGTGTACGACTCTCTGCTCTATCTCCCTGCAGACCTGCAG GCTGCCAGGGGCTTGATGTgctgctctctggctctctcagcGATGGGTCTACTGGGGGCTCTAGCAGGGATGCGCTGTACCTCCTGCATCCAGGACAACGACCGCGTTAAGAGCCTCATCCTCGTGGTGGCTGGAGGCATGCAGTTACTGGCCTCTATCTGTGTGTTCATCCCAGTCTCCTGGACGGCTCACGCCATAATCCGTGACTTCTACAACCCCCTGCTGATCGACGCCCAGCGCAGGGAGCTGGGAGATGCTCTCTACATCGGCTGGGTGACCGGAGCCTTCCTCTTAACCTCTGGGTTTCTCTTCCTCTGTCGCCGCGTCCACTCCAACAAAGCCTCGTTCGATATCTACCACCCAGCCAACAGGATCAACAAACCCACTCTGATGCACTATCATCCCATCTCCAGTATTCTTAGCATGAGGGCTCACCGCCAGCCCGGTCTGAACCAACAACAGAGTCACAGCTTCGATTCATACCAACACCACCAAGCTCCGATTCTTCATAACGTTCCTTTTGGACAACAAGGGGTCGTTATGAACCCTCCTGCTGCTGTGTCCGACTCTAGCTTGGTGGAGAACGTTGTTGGGCCATTGGTCTATCACCGTGGCAACGGACGCCGTGTTGACGGACACCGTCCCTCCACCTCGGACAGCTCCAAATACGTCAGCAGCCTGTCCACTGCGGCTAACTCCTTATACGTCAGCCAACAGACTCCGTACTCCTATAGCCACGTGACCGCTCCGTACACCACATACACCGGTAGTCAACAGACAAATCCATACTCCTACAGTCATCCGGGAAACCTGTCCGTTTCACACAACTCCAGTTTCCAAGCCGTACCTCAGAATCCTGTTTTTATCGGGTATAATGGCTCCAGAGTTCAACCATCGCAGTATCACCACAGTGGAAGCAGTGTTGGTGTGTACATCTGA